One Cohnella candidum genomic region harbors:
- a CDS encoding DEAD/DEAH box helicase has protein sequence MIHPLVELSFDRSAFEELERRTERNGPWDDWTLYKLAWEAEEASLVTDFHELQCLRALPAFEPMAHQVETARKVLHEMHGRAILADEVGLGKTIEAGLILKEYWVRGLVKKVLILVPASLVLQWVRELGQKFDLPAVPQKRLHSWQADIVVASMDTAKREPNRQLLLDNEYDLLIVDEAHKLKNRRTSNYQFVNELRKKYCLLLTATPIQNDMSELYNLITLLKPGQLGEEGEFNSNFVKGRRAAKNEDKLQENLGQLMIRNRRSDGGVEFTKRFVTNVPLTLSPEEMALYEGVTDYVKRHAFAENGDLASMLSLVTLQREVCSSRDAVFLTLVNLFKKTPEGSPLRARIWELVELIRGIQANTKAEKTMELIRQMDDKAIIFTEYRQTQDYLLRFLKEHDIQAVPYRGGMNRGRKDWMMDLFRRRAQVMIATEAGGEGINLQFCHNIINFDLPWNPMRVEQRIGRVHRLGQTEDVKIYNLCTLGTIEEHIVHLLHEKINMFESVIGELDEILERLEMEESWEKRVAKMVLESSDGEDLRRRLDGLGDSMLEARTQPTKGAAT, from the coding sequence ATGATCCATCCGCTGGTAGAGCTCTCGTTCGACCGCTCCGCCTTCGAAGAATTGGAACGCCGGACGGAGCGCAACGGCCCGTGGGACGATTGGACCTTGTACAAGCTCGCTTGGGAAGCGGAGGAGGCCTCTCTCGTCACCGATTTCCACGAGCTGCAGTGCCTGCGGGCGCTGCCCGCTTTCGAGCCGATGGCCCACCAGGTGGAGACGGCCCGCAAGGTGCTGCACGAAATGCACGGACGCGCCATCCTCGCGGACGAGGTCGGCCTGGGCAAAACGATCGAAGCCGGCTTGATCCTCAAAGAATATTGGGTCCGGGGACTCGTGAAAAAAGTGCTGATCCTGGTGCCCGCTTCCCTCGTGCTGCAATGGGTGCGGGAGCTCGGCCAGAAGTTCGACCTGCCCGCCGTCCCGCAGAAGAGGCTGCATTCCTGGCAGGCGGACATCGTCGTCGCTTCGATGGACACGGCCAAACGCGAGCCGAACCGTCAGCTCCTCCTGGATAACGAATACGACCTTCTCATCGTGGATGAGGCCCATAAATTGAAAAACAGGCGAACGAGCAACTACCAATTCGTCAACGAGCTCCGCAAAAAATATTGCCTGCTGCTGACCGCCACGCCCATTCAGAACGACATGAGCGAGCTTTATAACCTCATTACCCTGCTGAAGCCGGGACAGCTCGGAGAAGAGGGAGAATTCAATTCCAATTTCGTCAAAGGCCGCCGAGCCGCCAAAAACGAGGACAAGCTGCAGGAAAACCTCGGCCAGCTCATGATCCGCAACCGGCGCAGCGACGGAGGGGTGGAATTTACCAAGCGGTTCGTCACCAACGTGCCGCTGACTCTCTCCCCGGAGGAAATGGCGCTGTACGAGGGCGTAACCGACTATGTCAAACGCCATGCTTTCGCCGAGAACGGCGACCTCGCCAGCATGCTGTCCCTCGTCACTCTTCAACGCGAAGTATGCTCGAGCCGCGACGCCGTGTTCCTGACGCTCGTCAACCTGTTCAAGAAGACGCCGGAAGGCTCTCCGCTCCGCGCCCGGATCTGGGAGCTCGTCGAGCTGATCCGGGGCATCCAAGCGAACACCAAAGCGGAGAAAACGATGGAGCTCATCCGGCAAATGGACGACAAAGCCATCATTTTCACCGAGTACCGCCAAACGCAAGACTATCTGCTGCGCTTTCTCAAGGAACACGACATCCAGGCCGTCCCCTATCGCGGAGGCATGAACCGCGGACGCAAGGACTGGATGATGGACCTGTTCCGCAGGCGCGCGCAGGTCATGATCGCCACCGAAGCCGGCGGCGAAGGAATCAACCTTCAGTTCTGCCATAACATCATCAATTTCGACCTTCCGTGGAACCCGATGCGCGTCGAACAGCGGATCGGGCGCGTGCACCGCCTGGGACAGACGGAGGACGTCAAAATCTACAATTTGTGCACGCTCGGAACGATCGAAGAACATATCGTACACCTGCTCCATGAGAAAATCAATATGTTCGAATCGGTCATCGGAGAGCTGGACGAAATCCTCGAACGGCTCGAGATGGAAGAGTCCTGGGAGAAGAGAGTCGCGAAAATGGTGCTCGAGTCCTCCGACGGGGAAGATCTACGGCGCCGGCTGGACGGGCTCGGGGATTCGATGCTGGAAGCCCGGACCCAACCTACGAAAGGGGCTGCGACGTGA
- a CDS encoding YqhG family protein, which produces MNPKKVQKFVLSYIEATGCHVIEKSPSHVTVKLSPEADRALTGRPFYWSFIDNTGTVPETMTYSWMFGKSPPPAAGVPSTVLSSLMTTDGGRVMREEVYFGSRRLTQLFDAVRQAGRCVTLFEEPPRGVRDPLGSAPYTAWLGVNFKAGFACDMKREELYGWGISLATGVIDERFFDRLKDTRLTPKLPANVHLLKNGLSLRKAMTQLENALERKLKAADFSWAVEAENRRQEERNRINLYYGPQLDRALEDPEQTAALQTRLKQREEEIDWQYRPRVEVSVVNCGIFHLPGIH; this is translated from the coding sequence GTGAATCCGAAAAAAGTTCAGAAATTCGTGCTTTCTTATATAGAAGCGACGGGCTGCCACGTGATCGAGAAAAGCCCCTCCCACGTCACCGTGAAGCTGTCCCCCGAAGCCGACCGCGCGCTGACGGGGCGGCCATTCTATTGGAGTTTCATCGACAACACGGGAACCGTCCCGGAGACGATGACCTATTCCTGGATGTTCGGCAAATCCCCGCCTCCCGCTGCCGGCGTACCCTCCACCGTTCTCTCCTCGTTGATGACGACGGACGGCGGGCGGGTGATGCGGGAAGAAGTCTATTTCGGATCCCGCCGACTGACTCAACTGTTCGACGCCGTCCGTCAAGCCGGGCGCTGCGTCACCTTGTTCGAAGAGCCGCCGCGAGGCGTGCGCGATCCCTTAGGCTCGGCGCCATACACCGCCTGGCTGGGCGTGAATTTCAAAGCGGGCTTCGCCTGCGACATGAAACGGGAGGAGCTGTACGGCTGGGGCATTTCGCTGGCGACCGGGGTGATCGACGAACGGTTTTTCGACCGGCTGAAGGATACCCGGTTGACGCCCAAGCTTCCCGCGAACGTCCATCTGCTTAAGAACGGCTTGTCTTTGCGCAAAGCGATGACGCAACTCGAGAACGCGCTGGAACGCAAGCTGAAAGCCGCGGATTTTTCCTGGGCGGTGGAGGCGGAAAATCGGCGTCAGGAAGAACGAAATCGGATAAATCTCTATTACGGGCCGCAGCTCGACAGGGCCCTGGAGGATCCCGAGCAAACCGCCGCTCTGCAAACCCGGCTGAAGCAACGGGAGGAAGAGATCGACTGGCAGTACCGGCCGCGCGTCGAAGTGTCGGTCGTAAACTGCGGCATTTTCCATCTTCCGGGGATCCATTAA
- a CDS encoding YqzE family protein yields MSDGADYLKYVTERVVSYWETPKTPEIRRERRQKREPWVSRWFGQLLPVGLGIWWNGRKAAHSGSEMQDMHNLTEHADYS; encoded by the coding sequence ATGAGCGATGGCGCCGATTACCTGAAGTACGTGACCGAACGCGTCGTGAGTTATTGGGAAACGCCGAAAACTCCCGAGATCCGCCGGGAGCGCCGGCAGAAACGGGAGCCGTGGGTGAGCCGCTGGTTCGGCCAGCTGCTGCCGGTCGGGCTCGGCATTTGGTGGAACGGGCGCAAAGCAGCGCATTCCGGATCGGAAATGCAGGACATGCACAACCTCACCGAGCACGCGGACTACTCGTAG
- a CDS encoding N-acetylmuramoyl-L-alanine amidase family protein produces MRPTLLVMLLIAVLAGSTGWSAPQGPVETAADAVPPDILRAIPSADVIIDAGHGGIDGGTHFGDVKESNINLAIGRKLYLLLRSRGVRAVLNRTGDYALSDENRWHVTRSRHRKDLSQRRGLSDEIDARMLVSLHANWSPRGGGNGPIVLYRKDDGRGALLAFFLQDSLNRQQGKRNRTKPAKRFYLLNTVKVPSVIVETGFLSDPGDRAMLTSPRGQTRIAEAMTAAILAYRCLDP; encoded by the coding sequence ATGCGCCCCACGTTACTCGTTATGCTCCTTATCGCCGTGCTGGCCGGTTCAACCGGCTGGTCCGCGCCGCAGGGGCCGGTGGAAACCGCAGCCGATGCCGTGCCGCCGGACATCCTTCGGGCCATTCCGTCTGCAGACGTCATCATCGATGCGGGCCACGGCGGCATCGACGGAGGCACCCACTTCGGCGACGTGAAGGAGAGCAACATCAATCTGGCCATCGGCCGGAAGCTATATTTGCTGCTGAGAAGCCGGGGCGTTCGCGCAGTGCTTAACCGGACGGGCGATTACGCGCTCAGCGACGAGAATCGGTGGCACGTGACGCGCTCCCGCCACCGCAAGGATTTATCCCAGCGCCGCGGCCTTTCCGACGAGATCGATGCCCGCATGCTGGTCAGTCTCCATGCCAATTGGTCTCCTCGGGGAGGCGGAAACGGTCCCATCGTCCTCTATCGGAAGGACGACGGCCGAGGCGCGCTGCTGGCGTTTTTCCTGCAGGACAGCTTGAACCGTCAGCAGGGGAAGCGCAACCGCACCAAGCCCGCTAAACGCTTCTACCTGCTCAATACGGTGAAAGTGCCCAGCGTGATCGTCGAAACGGGATTCCTCAGCGATCCCGGCGATCGCGCGATGCTGACCTCTCCGCGCGGCCAAACCCGGATTGCCGAAGCGATGACGGCGGCGATCCTGGCTTACCGCTGCTTGGATCCCTGA
- a CDS encoding divergent polysaccharide deacetylase family protein produces the protein MCSMMLAAALGSAFALGSAAAHPLPPASDLPGAPAPQRHIAIVIDDFGNGGKGTEEMLNLPVKFTAAVMPFLPSTHKDAEMAHAMGHDIIVHLPMEPIRGKASWLGPGAILTSLPDDEIRRRVEAAIADVPYAIGMNNHMGSRATSDERVMRIVLQVCKEKGLFFLDSRTSWKTVVPKVARELGVPLLQNDVFLDDIYTRRHVSRQIAVLRQELKKRDSCVVIGHVGAPGLITSGELKNAIPALQSEASFVRLSELLPAASRAQGSKQR, from the coding sequence ATGTGTTCCATGATGCTCGCCGCTGCGCTTGGATCGGCCTTCGCCTTGGGGTCGGCCGCCGCGCATCCTCTTCCGCCGGCTTCGGATCTTCCGGGAGCGCCCGCTCCCCAGCGCCATATCGCTATCGTGATCGACGATTTCGGCAACGGGGGGAAGGGCACGGAGGAAATGCTGAACCTGCCGGTCAAATTCACGGCCGCGGTCATGCCGTTTCTTCCGTCCACGCACAAAGATGCGGAAATGGCTCACGCCATGGGTCATGATATTATCGTTCACCTGCCGATGGAGCCGATCCGCGGCAAAGCGAGCTGGCTCGGTCCGGGGGCGATCTTGACCAGCTTGCCGGATGATGAAATCCGGCGGCGGGTCGAGGCGGCGATCGCCGACGTGCCTTACGCCATCGGCATGAACAACCATATGGGATCCCGCGCCACCTCGGATGAACGGGTCATGCGGATCGTCCTGCAGGTATGCAAAGAGAAAGGTCTGTTCTTCCTGGACAGCCGCACGTCATGGAAAACGGTCGTTCCGAAGGTGGCACGGGAGCTTGGCGTACCTTTGCTGCAGAACGACGTTTTCCTGGATGACATCTATACCCGCCGCCATGTATCGCGCCAAATCGCGGTGCTCCGGCAGGAGCTCAAGAAACGGGATTCGTGCGTCGTGATCGGCCACGTCGGCGCTCCGGGGCTCATCACCTCAGGCGAACTCAAAAACGCCATTCCCGCCCTGCAGTCCGAAGCCAGCTTCGTCCGCCTGTCGGAATTGCTTCCCGCGGCCAGCCGGGCTCAGGGATCCAAGCAGCGGTAA
- a CDS encoding ABC transporter substrate-binding protein: MKKNSLVALVLMLVVSILAACGGKNNDNEGAASPSASAPSASASASAGESPASEVGGKIKVLTHRTDLVNDGTMDRYVAKFKEKYPNAEIEFEALTNYAADIKVRLTTGEAGDVNMLDASLGNNELSKYYEPLPDSMFDNVYFPDMKAFEGKRYGIATGVNTQGIVYNKQAFKNAGIDKAPTTLDELYADAQKLKDAGIIPLYMNYGAQWPIGNWAEGSVKYVAGDMKLFDKYVTDDAPFQVDGPWGKLMNIARTFVQKGWVEKDLATNNWEMSKGEVASGKAAMYFLGNWVIPQVIGAGAKSEDIGFFPLPYDNSGKYNAPLGGDYFIGVNKDSKNKELAMAWVNFFVKESGYDTDSGFMPIDKTKTPESPQLAEFKSYNPTLLEEQATDPKFNDIANKAEIDLYVGKTTQSLIVAKDLKAEYDKLNKKWAAARKALGY, from the coding sequence ATGAAGAAAAATTCGTTAGTCGCTCTCGTTCTCATGCTGGTCGTTTCGATCCTGGCCGCATGCGGCGGCAAAAACAACGACAACGAAGGGGCAGCTTCTCCTTCGGCTTCGGCACCGTCCGCATCCGCTTCGGCAAGCGCAGGCGAAAGCCCGGCTTCGGAAGTCGGCGGCAAAATCAAAGTATTGACCCACCGTACGGACTTGGTCAACGACGGCACGATGGATAGATACGTCGCGAAATTCAAGGAAAAATACCCGAACGCCGAAATCGAGTTCGAAGCTTTGACGAACTACGCGGCCGACATCAAAGTCCGTCTGACGACGGGCGAAGCGGGCGACGTCAACATGCTTGACGCGAGCCTGGGCAACAACGAGCTGTCCAAATACTACGAGCCGCTTCCGGACTCCATGTTCGACAACGTATACTTCCCGGACATGAAAGCCTTCGAAGGCAAGCGCTACGGTATCGCTACGGGCGTCAACACGCAAGGCATCGTGTACAACAAGCAAGCGTTCAAGAATGCCGGCATCGACAAAGCGCCGACGACGCTTGACGAACTGTATGCCGACGCTCAGAAACTGAAAGACGCCGGCATCATCCCGCTGTACATGAACTACGGCGCGCAATGGCCGATCGGCAACTGGGCGGAAGGCTCCGTTAAATACGTGGCCGGCGACATGAAGCTGTTCGACAAGTACGTGACCGACGACGCTCCGTTCCAAGTGGACGGCCCGTGGGGCAAGCTGATGAACATCGCCCGCACCTTCGTTCAGAAGGGCTGGGTCGAAAAAGACCTCGCGACGAACAACTGGGAAATGTCCAAAGGCGAAGTCGCATCCGGCAAAGCCGCCATGTACTTCCTGGGCAACTGGGTTATCCCGCAAGTCATCGGCGCAGGCGCGAAATCCGAAGACATCGGTTTCTTCCCGCTCCCTTACGACAACAGCGGCAAATACAACGCTCCGTTGGGCGGCGACTACTTCATCGGCGTCAACAAAGACAGCAAAAACAAAGAACTGGCCATGGCTTGGGTGAACTTCTTCGTCAAAGAATCCGGTTATGATACGGACTCCGGCTTCATGCCGATCGACAAAACGAAAACGCCGGAATCCCCGCAGCTGGCCGAATTCAAGAGCTACAACCCGACGCTGCTCGAAGAGCAAGCCACGGATCCGAAGTTCAACGATATCGCCAACAAAGCGGAAATCGACCTGTACGTCGGCAAGACGACGCAAAGCCTGATCGTCGCCAAAGACTTGAAAGCCGAGTACGACAAGCTGAACAAAAAATGGGCGGCTGCCCGCAAGGCTCTCGGATATTAA
- a CDS encoding glycosidase, whose protein sequence is MSDFMTRLRQLAEEHKALLKRPNPPVAHGNGQYRRHEFPVLTNEHAPLHWRYDLNPETNPFLMERIGVNAAFNAGAIELNGKFHLMARVEGVDRKSFFAVAESDSPTEGFRFWDYPVLMPETEDPDINVYDMRLVKHEDGYIYGLFCSERKDPDAPPSDTSSAVAQGGIARTKDLKTWERLPDLRTPSPQQRNVVLHPEFVNGKYAFYTRPQDGFIDTGAGGGIGWGLSDSMNPAVIEHETIVDEKKYHTIKEVKNGQGPAPIKTPQGWLHVAHGVRNTAAGLRYVLYAFMTDLSDPHRVTYAPGGHLIAPEGIERVGDVSNVVFCNGVIARENGELYIYYASSDTRMHVASTTVEKLVDYCMNTPEDPLRSRACVEQRHELISRNLERMKRPEYAFLLD, encoded by the coding sequence ATGAGCGATTTCATGACTCGCCTGCGCCAACTGGCGGAAGAACACAAGGCACTGCTCAAGCGGCCGAACCCGCCCGTTGCGCACGGCAACGGACAATACCGACGCCATGAGTTCCCGGTGCTGACGAACGAGCACGCCCCGCTGCATTGGCGTTACGACCTGAACCCGGAGACGAATCCGTTTCTGATGGAGCGGATCGGCGTCAATGCGGCATTCAACGCGGGCGCCATCGAGCTGAACGGGAAGTTTCACCTGATGGCCCGCGTGGAAGGCGTCGACCGCAAATCTTTCTTCGCGGTGGCGGAGAGCGACAGCCCGACGGAAGGCTTCCGCTTCTGGGATTACCCGGTGCTGATGCCGGAAACCGAAGATCCGGACATCAACGTGTACGACATGCGTTTGGTCAAGCACGAAGACGGCTATATCTACGGTTTGTTCTGCTCCGAGCGCAAGGATCCGGACGCGCCGCCGTCGGATACGTCCAGCGCGGTCGCCCAGGGCGGCATCGCCCGGACGAAGGACCTGAAGACGTGGGAGCGCCTGCCGGACCTGAGGACGCCGTCTCCCCAGCAACGCAACGTCGTGCTGCATCCGGAGTTCGTGAACGGCAAGTACGCGTTCTACACCCGCCCGCAGGACGGGTTCATCGACACGGGCGCCGGCGGCGGCATCGGTTGGGGATTGTCCGACAGCATGAACCCGGCGGTCATCGAACATGAGACGATCGTGGACGAGAAGAAGTACCACACGATCAAGGAAGTCAAAAACGGCCAAGGCCCCGCGCCGATCAAAACGCCTCAGGGCTGGCTGCATGTTGCTCACGGCGTCCGCAATACCGCTGCCGGCCTTCGTTACGTGCTGTATGCGTTCATGACCGATCTGAGCGATCCTCACCGCGTTACGTATGCTCCCGGAGGCCATCTGATCGCTCCGGAAGGCATCGAGCGTGTCGGCGACGTCTCGAACGTCGTATTCTGCAACGGCGTCATCGCGCGGGAGAACGGCGAGTTGTACATCTACTACGCTTCGTCCGATACGCGCATGCACGTCGCCTCGACGACGGTCGAGAAGCTGGTCGACTACTGCATGAACACTCCGGAGGATCCGCTTCGCTCCCGCGCTTGCGTCGAACAGCGGCACGAACTGATCTCGCGCAACCTGGAACGGATGAAGCGGCCGGAATACGCATTCTTGCTGGACTAA
- a CDS encoding AGE family epimerase/isomerase: MSAIANAGRWRTELEQELKDNILGFWIRHAKDDENGGFVGEIRSDMTVVKEADKGLVLNARILWSFSSAYRAYGDEVYLEMAERAYKALDEWFRDREHGGLFWMVDYQGRPSQDKKQVYGQAFVIYALSEYVRAGGPRSEEALAWAEEIYRLLEKYAYDPVHLGYVEALARDWRETDDLSLSGKDLNERKSMNTHLHVLEAYTNLYRVWKPAGLRAKLAELIDVHLDHIVDSSNHHFLLFFDDEWVSKTGHVSYGHDIEGSWLLCEAAEVLGDPERLARVRKEALAMADSTLREGMDPDGAVLNESDGAGHLDDTKDWWPQAEAMVGFLNAYQLSGDERFLKAAEASWSFIKEYIVDREFGEWHWQVSRQGVPATDRAKVDPWKCPYHNSRACFEGLERLKHLTSKENVER, from the coding sequence ATGAGCGCGATCGCGAACGCGGGACGCTGGCGCACCGAGCTGGAGCAAGAGCTGAAGGATAACATTTTGGGCTTCTGGATCCGCCACGCGAAAGACGATGAGAACGGCGGCTTCGTCGGCGAAATCCGAAGCGACATGACCGTCGTCAAGGAAGCCGACAAAGGGCTCGTGCTGAACGCGCGGATCCTCTGGTCATTCTCCTCGGCGTACCGGGCTTACGGAGACGAGGTATATCTGGAAATGGCGGAGCGGGCTTACAAGGCGCTGGATGAATGGTTCCGGGACCGCGAGCACGGCGGACTGTTCTGGATGGTGGACTACCAAGGCCGTCCGTCGCAGGACAAGAAGCAAGTGTACGGTCAAGCCTTCGTGATTTACGCGCTGTCCGAGTACGTCCGCGCGGGCGGCCCCCGTTCGGAAGAAGCTTTGGCTTGGGCGGAAGAGATTTACCGTCTGCTCGAGAAATACGCTTACGATCCCGTACACCTCGGGTATGTCGAAGCGCTGGCGCGCGACTGGCGGGAGACGGACGACCTGTCGCTCAGCGGTAAAGACCTGAACGAACGCAAATCGATGAACACCCATCTTCACGTGCTGGAAGCCTACACGAATCTGTACCGCGTTTGGAAGCCGGCCGGCCTGCGTGCCAAGCTGGCGGAACTGATCGACGTCCATTTGGATCATATCGTGGATTCGTCGAACCATCACTTCCTGCTCTTCTTCGACGACGAGTGGGTATCGAAGACCGGCCATGTTTCGTATGGCCACGATATTGAAGGAAGCTGGCTGCTATGCGAAGCCGCAGAAGTGTTGGGCGATCCGGAAAGGCTCGCGCGCGTCCGCAAGGAAGCATTGGCGATGGCGGATTCGACGCTTCGCGAAGGCATGGACCCCGACGGCGCTGTGCTGAACGAATCCGACGGTGCGGGCCATCTCGACGATACGAAGGATTGGTGGCCGCAGGCGGAAGCGATGGTCGGCTTCCTGAACGCATACCAGTTGTCGGGAGACGAGCGCTTCCTCAAAGCGGCGGAAGCCAGCTGGTCGTTCATCAAGGAATACATCGTCGACCGTGAATTCGGCGAATGGCATTGGCAAGTATCCCGTCAAGGCGTCCCGGCAACCGACCGGGCGAAAGTGGATCCGTGGAAGTGCCCTTACCATAATAGCCGGGCTTGCTTTGAAGGACTGGAGCGGCTAAAGCATCTGACGTCAAAGGAGAATGTAGAACGATGA
- a CDS encoding glycoside hydrolase family 113 — MANVWSESVNGMTWGWTGVRGTWGGSEADFSLQQMKELGVNWVALALAAEQATPQSTEIPFREAPTVTDEETRWAIRRSKELGLKVCLKPVVNVANGTWRAHIAFFQQEVPGEPSWAQWFKSYGEFILHYAKIAEEEGCEMFCVGCEMVQADSREAEWRALIAQVRQVYKGVITYNCDKYQEERVTWWDAVDVISSSGYYPTGQWEQQLDRIEAAVKRWNKPFFFMETGCPSRTGSSGKPNDWSWGGSANEEEQASWYEEMFAACSKREWMQGYVLWDWPAKLYAKEDAASNDDYCMYGKKAEETVRKFYQSRLTAAREAGGAR; from the coding sequence ATGGCAAACGTATGGTCCGAGTCCGTAAACGGCATGACCTGGGGGTGGACGGGCGTCCGCGGTACCTGGGGCGGCTCCGAAGCGGATTTTTCCTTGCAGCAGATGAAAGAGCTAGGCGTGAATTGGGTGGCGCTTGCTTTGGCGGCCGAACAAGCGACGCCGCAATCGACCGAGATTCCGTTCCGCGAGGCTCCGACGGTAACCGACGAGGAAACGCGCTGGGCGATCCGGCGTTCCAAGGAACTCGGCTTGAAAGTGTGCCTCAAGCCCGTGGTGAACGTCGCGAACGGCACGTGGCGCGCGCATATCGCTTTCTTCCAGCAGGAGGTTCCGGGCGAACCGAGTTGGGCGCAATGGTTCAAGTCCTACGGAGAATTCATTCTTCACTATGCCAAGATCGCCGAAGAAGAAGGCTGCGAGATGTTTTGCGTCGGCTGCGAGATGGTGCAGGCGGACAGCCGGGAAGCGGAGTGGCGCGCTCTGATCGCACAAGTCCGGCAAGTTTACAAAGGCGTCATCACGTACAACTGCGATAAGTATCAAGAGGAACGAGTCACGTGGTGGGATGCGGTCGACGTCATTTCCTCCAGCGGATACTACCCGACCGGACAATGGGAACAACAGCTGGATCGGATCGAAGCCGCCGTGAAGAGGTGGAACAAGCCGTTCTTCTTCATGGAAACGGGCTGTCCGAGCCGGACCGGGTCGAGCGGGAAGCCGAACGACTGGTCCTGGGGAGGCTCGGCGAACGAGGAAGAGCAAGCCTCCTGGTACGAGGAAATGTTCGCGGCCTGCTCCAAGCGAGAGTGGATGCAAGGGTACGTGCTTTGGGATTGGCCGGCCAAGTTGTACGCCAAGGAAGATGCAGCGTCTAATGACGACTACTGCATGTACGGCAAGAAGGCGGAGGAGACGGTCAGGAAGTTTTATCAATCCCGCCTGACGGCGGCGCGGGAAGCGGGTGGAGCACGATGA
- a CDS encoding LacI family DNA-binding transcriptional regulator, whose product MSKKVTMQQIADHVGVSKFAVSKALSGKSGVSPDTREKIIHAATQLGYFAQKRNKAPSGRTSASKSQSGSRNTIIVLIPNVRYQTRQSVYWGRIIDGITGSLEEHHLGMMIVTEQITDNFSQLINPEAVLGLVGVGLISNQLLLEVRNLGIPFVLVDHEDPLIPSDALFMNNYECVRRVTNYLLGHGHRSLQFVGNIRFARSFQDRWLGFRSMLEEHNVPLEQDPRLLEFEGLNRSEMTEGLEPVFRDLADRGAMPSAFVCANDSIAICVMTVLMKMGIDVPGQVSVTGFDNIDDAALSQPTLSTVHVNKEALGHRAVETLLWRIENPDSPKEKILLAGDFLLRQSASAAP is encoded by the coding sequence ATGTCGAAAAAAGTAACGATGCAGCAAATCGCCGACCACGTCGGCGTTTCCAAATTCGCGGTATCCAAAGCGTTGTCGGGCAAGTCGGGCGTCAGCCCGGACACCCGGGAGAAAATCATTCACGCGGCCACGCAGCTCGGCTATTTCGCGCAGAAGCGCAACAAGGCGCCGTCCGGCCGAACGTCCGCTAGCAAATCGCAGTCCGGCAGCCGCAACACCATTATCGTGTTGATTCCTAACGTTAGGTATCAGACGAGGCAATCGGTTTATTGGGGCCGGATCATCGACGGAATCACGGGGAGCCTGGAAGAGCACCACCTCGGCATGATGATCGTGACGGAGCAAATCACGGACAACTTCTCGCAACTGATCAATCCCGAAGCAGTGCTCGGATTGGTGGGCGTCGGCCTGATCTCGAACCAGCTGCTGCTGGAGGTCCGGAATCTGGGCATTCCTTTCGTGCTCGTGGATCACGAGGATCCGCTCATCCCGTCCGACGCGCTGTTCATGAACAATTACGAATGCGTGCGCCGGGTGACCAACTACTTGCTCGGGCACGGCCACCGGAGCCTGCAGTTCGTCGGGAACATCCGGTTTGCCCGGAGCTTCCAGGACCGCTGGCTCGGTTTCCGCTCGATGCTCGAGGAGCACAATGTCCCTCTCGAACAGGATCCGAGGCTGCTGGAGTTCGAAGGGCTCAACCGCTCGGAGATGACCGAGGGCCTGGAGCCGGTATTCCGCGACCTGGCGGACCGGGGCGCCATGCCGAGCGCGTTCGTCTGCGCGAACGATTCGATCGCGATTTGCGTCATGACCGTGCTGATGAAAATGGGGATCGACGTGCCCGGGCAAGTGTCCGTGACCGGCTTCGACAACATCGACGACGCCGCGCTGTCCCAGCCGACGCTCAGCACCGTTCACGTCAACAAGGAAGCGCTCGGCCACCGGGCCGTGGAAACCTTGTTGTGGCGCATCGAAAATCCGGACAGCCCGAAGGAGAAAATCCTGCTGGCCGGAGACTTCCTGCTTCGGCAATCCGCGTCTGCGGCACCGTAA